The Mytilus edulis chromosome 5, xbMytEdul2.2, whole genome shotgun sequence genomic interval CATACCGGAAATAAACttctcatagataccaggattgaaatttaatattcgcgccttatatttacgccaaacacgcgtttcgtctacgaaaaactcatcagtgacgctcgaaaaagatgttttaaagccaaaaacaaagttgaaaagcattcaGGAAATacaactaataccggcgtcacacatcagcgtatagctccggcgtgttaaaaatcatttacgctgccaatatgctttaagcgtgtattgggcgtactaGAAGCGTACCTAAGGCTAAGCGTTTATCCGGCGTTcaagaaacgtatgttggcgtatgttgtatgttttttatgctgcatacaCATTTCCTCGGGTTGTAGCGTTCATCAATCGTATTTACTTTCCTTCagtggctagaggtatagggggagggttgatatctcataaacatgtttatcccctccgcaattttgcgcctgtcccaagtcaggagcctctggcctttgttagtcttatatgatttttaattttagtttcttgtgtataattcggagtttattatgacgtccattatcactgtactagtatgcatattttttaaggggccagctgaaggacgcctacgggtgcgggagtttctttctacattgaagaccaattggtggcctttgtCTGTTGCctattctatggtcgggttgttgtcgctttgacacgttccccatttcctttctcaattttacctttgtttttcgacgtacttcaaacttatgcaacgcgctttgAACGATTGCTAAAcgttcctctggcgtgcaactaacgtataccgactttgtcagtTTTCGCTGTACGTTTGATGCACGCTGGTCTATCCGACAAtgtcactgtgcttaaacggctgtgggtaacttaagttacccacagcccaagatggagccgccttgcgtcggttagatacttttcttctatagaataacaataccacgaatgcattaattaaacaactgaatttaaaagttgtattaatcgtttagggaaacccctaaactggaaaggtgattaaattctacaaaataaacgatcacagcacgattttaaaaaacacttaggctgtccgtaacttcaaaacaacttgtccgtaacttttttcatcataccaatagagatgtccgtaactttcaaagaatcgacatacgcggatgtcatgtttaaactgatgatagagattgcatcgaatacatattcacaaaacgaagtagatgtctagtatgatataattcattgtgtcgatggaagacaaaattgggaaaatatgaaaaaaatcacgataaatccgcaaaactcggctctcattttgtataacgtcggggtacccgaatcgcctagatcggagggttgtttccgatcatagcagataaactgttgaaacatcattattcgtttttatttttgaacaagcagactacacaagtattttttacacatacatgtagcatgtatacacttactgattttctgccagcaacgacaagggtagcgtgaatccgggattttggaggggaacccaaattgcccaggcatgcagtggataaaattgagaatggaaatgggaaatgtgtcaaagagacaacaacccgacgatagaaagaaacaacagcagaaggtcaccaacaggtcttcaatgtagcgagaaattcccgcacccggaggcgtccttcaactggcccctaaacaaatatatactagttcagtgataatgaacaccatactaatttcccaattgtacacaagaaactaaaattaaaataatacaagactaacaaaggccagaggcgaTAGACTATACGAGACAAATGCACAAActttttccgtctttttgaaaaagccaaaaacacttttctctcatccccacaaaaacaaatcccatcagcattgacagtaaaataaaaggggtgtcaatttggacacactgggacgttgcgcacggtgatattgcggcaccctggccaagatttacagtaaatgggaaaacttaaaaaagggacattttgtataaatgaataaacctagttttacagctagctgcatatttcatttgtatgcaagttgcattaaatctcattaaactgaataaaactaaaagacacaattaatttataggtaaaagtcagtgataataaaaggaaaagagcagtcaacatagtgtaacaattcgacatagtatataaaaatataaataactacgtaggacaacagggtaatttaatagtttggacttgcttattctttggaaattcaagtttcatatttcaccccggcaacctgtttttgtaatatgcacgaagtttgcaaatttgacgtttcagccattttagcctgtattttatactgcaatgttaagagcctctcgcttcgatttttaaaatagctcaggaacctgtatttttgcaacaacagtcattgtgtttcgtttaaatggtgtatattgttgtgtatattcattttctgcctcggcaacctgtctatcacttaaattaaaattaaaacagacattttttcaaaattccctatcattttaatgcaatttccgtgacccgtatccgatttctttagtataatattcaaataagcaaagtggcgttgatttctggatatgctgttttgaattttattctatttctttttatgagtttgattgtccatCCATGGTTCTAATGGTATTGTGAATAGCCAGTAGATGTAATGGTAGTGTTGGCAGCAtaatattttaagtttatttctatttatgagtaatgagtttgactgtccatctgtaTTGTGAATAAAGGTATTGTGAATGGCCAGTAGGCTTAATGGTAGTACTGGCAGAATAActaagaatatatattttattttgatgctttATTTACCACAATTTCAATAACAATCAtctataaaaaattaacaaaacatcaattattattatatttttctctcAAGAGATACACATACACCTTATGTTTTATTCACATTTATATCATCCTTTTACATTTGAGATTTCACATGGtattaaattaatacaataatgtTTTCAAAGATAACTGGCACTATTGTTACATAATATTAATTGGCACTATTGTTACATATAGAAAATAAACATTCAAGAAGCACTAATGGTCGCACTAATATAATGGTCGCACTAATAGTCCATGTTCACTATTCAATTTACTGGTCGGTGTTTTCTGGTGTTGGTACAGGACCATTCAAACGCATGGTCTGTTTCAGAAGTTCTGCTGTTGTGATGGAGTGGGTGGTGTACTGTTCCCACAAAGCGAATATCTTTCCCTGGACTGCTCGGACCTTCTTCCGTTGACATCTTTTAAGCTTGCCTTCACTGATGAGTTTCACTTACAATGGGACCTTGGTGGTTTCAGTGTGAAGTAATTCTAGTAGTTCGTAGAAAGGCTTGTTGCACTCTACTGCCTTGTCGTTTATGACCGGGCCAGCTGGAACATCTTCATCATCGTCGTAAACTGAGTCATCTGCaatgtttctgtaaaaaaaaaattcaatcaaattACAAACTGAACATGgtatacaaattaataaataattgatGATTATATAATCTTAAAAGGTATAAATATATGAACCTAATAAATCTCTTTTGTAATAATCTTGAACAGTACAAATACAAATTTGATGTAGATTTGTGTCAttcagcaatcataccacatcctcctatatctaaCAAATTCTTAAACGATATCAAACTTAGGTACGACGCATAATAAAGCAAACACCAATCATTCTTCAAGccaatataaatgataaaattaactTACTCTTCTTCAACGTCAGAAGGAATATCAAAGGGCAGTTCTACGTTGAATGAAGCATGGATACTGTCATCTTCTTCCTCTGTTTGCATAGGTTCTTCTGGCAGGTTTGGTTGCTGACATTCTGAACATGTCCAGTTGATGACTTGTCTGTCTTTAACCATCTGGCGGTAGGCAGCCCTAGTTATACCTTAAAAAAATAGCTTAGCGTAAAAAAAACATCTAAAtgtatgttataaatatatattctgcATAAAGATAAATGGAAAAGAATATTGTTATTTACAATTAAACGGCtctatcaacatcttaaaatagCAAGGAACACTTTGAAAAATTGTCTAAAGATCGAAAATTAATGCTATTAAAAAGTAATTCTTTTTATCAACATATAGTGGACATTCAGTTATAAAGTGTTTATCATCGTCAACTTATTTTGATGTACAGTATATAAACATTTTCTAACACATTTAATAGATAAATTACCCTCAGATATAACCAATTTAAACTGCTTAGTTTCGATAATCTATATACAAAGTTTTCTCACTGGCAACTATATATTATGTGAAGTTAAATACAATAATGGGAAAAGTTCGATTcagaatataatatttttttcttataatctTAATTTACTCTTCATTCTGTTTTAAAGtaataaatgatgaaaataacTTACCTATATTTCCACACTTTCTGTGTTGCCATTTAGAACATACATCACACTCTATTGCTTCTTGTCGGGGTCTGACCACAGAGTGGCACCATATACAGTTGTCGTCTTCCATTGTGGTTATGAGGGGCCACACAAACATGCCCCATTTTATGAGGAAAGTGAGCTTTGAGACAACTTATATCAGCTTGTGTTTTGATAATCAGgaatttcatttaataaaaaaacattatatgtTTAATTCCAAGCTGTGAAAGTATATAACAACAATCAAAATGTAATAATATGATTAAACAAGTGATTAGTTAATAATCAACCAATAATCACACAATCAAAGGAATGTATTAATTTGATCACACAATCAAAGGAATATCGTATATTAATTTGCAGGGTATTAAGGTAATTAAGACCATTTATATTagtatcttaataaaaaaaaacgtatttttgtccaagttttcattaaaatccagtataaaattacagtaattcaacttttttttaattaattttagaaagaaaaaacaccacaaa includes:
- the LOC139522608 gene encoding uncharacterized protein; translation: MFVWPLITTMEDDNCIWCHSVVRPRQEAIECDVCSKWQHRKCGNIGITRAAYRQMVKDRQVINWTCSECQQPNLPEEPMQTEEEDDSIHASFNVELPFDIPSDVEEENIADDSVYDDDEDVPAGPVINDKAVECNKPFYELLELLHTETTKVPL